One part of the Chryseobacterium sp. 7 genome encodes these proteins:
- a CDS encoding DUF4280 domain-containing protein: MAEKHIVVQGAMCKCQFGQAPDKLKVLTHQKEYANDKSGSKKLIVTTKEIGGATFEKNTFGNCTKMGGPPPPCKIMVTEWQKFYDKVQLSNGGYIIVEDSKAVCAVAGTPCIEIIDHGQRAEASQQNFKNADKDVQKQINPLVDSEEMYNEQPSGGGQDGAI; encoded by the coding sequence ATGGCAGAAAAACATATTGTAGTACAGGGCGCTATGTGCAAATGCCAGTTCGGGCAGGCTCCGGACAAGCTGAAAGTACTTACACACCAAAAAGAATATGCCAATGATAAAAGCGGTTCCAAAAAACTCATCGTCACAACGAAAGAAATAGGAGGAGCCACCTTTGAAAAAAATACATTCGGAAACTGTACCAAAATGGGAGGTCCGCCGCCACCCTGCAAAATTATGGTTACAGAATGGCAGAAGTTTTATGATAAAGTACAGCTTAGTAATGGCGGATACATCATTGTAGAAGACAGCAAAGCAGTATGTGCGGTTGCCGGAACTCCATGCATTGAAATTATAGACCACGGACAGAGAGCAGAGGCCAGCCAGCAGAATTTTAAAAATGCAGATAAAGACGTTCAGAAGCAGATCAATCCGTTGGTGGACTCAGAGGAAATGTATAACGAGCAACCTTCAGGAGGAGGGCAGGATGGTGCAATCTAA
- a CDS encoding OmpA family protein — protein MAKGVKKIKVVSGLYYPKMSVLGQRITIKPDQWVQFGVGEWLPDTTDAEKKKPLTWMRQNSSKKIIINQITSATGYKFLIGKQYCGSYQFYIEASLSGVRDTKSDTGIFVKGWCDPIIVSSKWSTQKNSKSIKNNKKNEYISYGHIVHLNLMTEGLNGNTVSIELWNQQTAKADKLVHTYNNVQVIDGEVNLKIENTFTWMAYVDNIQNVEEFYVKVKDTASKQYIKDKLGDDLHAIYLNVKNKVVTTNTNGAQNQTPTKVYKPDVNSVRLEPCKFEVIKITENETKDGKASNTTVKVFDNGNGVKLIKSAALQEYIQRTIFYKFDSTVIDKDGVAILNNVLKFLLEHKDATMNLSGYACVIGKENYNKGLSQRRADVVKKFFADGGLDPRRIISVGKGEVDPTDDKMGRDNIKYKNEKDYENNRRVDISFVFNAHDAQTIHYEVTAPDVSTKKNLIIDVTGFQTNECFRDSKGKHKKQIQVVDVGQAIDKGDTVKTFTTPSFTYGVYSDLSQFNALPIQYIWPAGTNPNQFHLHVHTCRYYSNEKRTTVLIKAYPDINWTLSFTLNLTNDLSVKWMNMDPHEHKELQKRAGKMGAEKRWKQKDASLAFSLKAKWNNDKQEKELKYQYETKFKKIYDTFAAIGALSDGVLNQAKGKVRSISPKGIPVSFAVKPPNMELSGNWLLKHPKDNNAILGTDVAIGLKANPLIGLEMTVDLLGALVFGISGAVSGGTAAPGVTRLYQEIQGKLKSGIDVGNDNVGFKASVDIFMDLIISSTIEVESEFKFNTAGKLKDSEFKVSSKSKLKLELKVGVKIQGEVSLAVIKAEAYFEASASGSASITYGHGINYDEKGLYYRPVLGFDGLDAQYVVSISVGLAIKIAKNKHKVEESRNGKYEIAKGDFKNVIPPFDVIKELESLFGISANIPLIKND, from the coding sequence ATGGCAAAAGGCGTAAAAAAAATAAAAGTTGTAAGCGGATTGTATTATCCTAAAATGTCTGTATTAGGGCAGAGGATTACCATAAAACCAGATCAATGGGTGCAGTTTGGCGTGGGCGAATGGCTGCCGGATACCACAGATGCAGAGAAAAAGAAACCTCTTACCTGGATGAGGCAGAACAGCAGCAAAAAAATTATCATCAATCAGATAACCTCTGCTACCGGATATAAATTTTTAATAGGAAAGCAGTACTGCGGAAGCTATCAGTTTTATATTGAAGCCAGTCTTTCTGGGGTAAGAGATACTAAAAGTGATACAGGAATATTTGTAAAAGGCTGGTGTGATCCCATCATTGTAAGCAGCAAGTGGTCTACACAAAAAAACAGCAAAAGCATCAAAAACAATAAAAAGAACGAATACATTTCCTACGGACACATTGTACACCTTAACCTGATGACAGAAGGGCTGAACGGAAATACAGTCAGTATTGAGCTTTGGAATCAGCAGACAGCAAAAGCAGATAAACTGGTGCATACCTACAACAATGTACAGGTAATAGACGGAGAAGTCAATCTGAAAATAGAAAACACTTTTACCTGGATGGCCTATGTAGACAATATTCAGAATGTAGAAGAATTCTATGTTAAAGTAAAAGATACAGCCTCCAAACAATATATTAAAGATAAATTGGGCGATGATCTTCATGCCATCTATCTGAACGTAAAAAATAAAGTTGTTACAACTAATACTAACGGAGCCCAGAACCAGACTCCGACCAAAGTATACAAGCCGGATGTAAACTCCGTAAGGCTGGAACCCTGTAAGTTTGAAGTCATCAAAATCACAGAAAATGAGACAAAGGATGGAAAAGCCAGCAATACAACAGTCAAAGTCTTTGACAATGGGAACGGTGTTAAACTCATAAAATCAGCGGCTTTACAGGAATACATTCAAAGAACAATTTTTTATAAATTCGATTCCACAGTCATTGATAAAGACGGTGTTGCTATTCTTAATAATGTACTCAAATTCCTTCTGGAGCATAAAGATGCCACCATGAATCTCAGCGGCTATGCTTGCGTGATAGGAAAAGAAAATTATAACAAAGGACTTTCCCAAAGAAGAGCAGACGTCGTCAAAAAATTCTTTGCTGATGGTGGATTAGATCCCAGAAGAATAATCTCCGTAGGAAAAGGAGAAGTAGATCCTACCGATGATAAAATGGGAAGAGATAATATCAAGTACAAAAATGAGAAAGATTATGAAAACAACCGTAGAGTAGATATCTCATTTGTTTTCAATGCCCATGATGCACAAACTATTCATTATGAAGTAACAGCACCAGATGTCTCTACAAAGAAAAACCTGATCATTGATGTCACAGGCTTTCAGACCAATGAATGCTTCAGAGACAGCAAAGGGAAGCATAAGAAACAGATTCAGGTTGTAGATGTAGGACAGGCAATCGATAAAGGAGATACGGTAAAAACATTTACCACACCTTCCTTTACTTATGGAGTATATTCAGATTTATCTCAATTCAATGCTCTCCCTATACAATATATCTGGCCGGCCGGAACAAACCCGAATCAGTTTCATCTGCATGTTCATACCTGCAGATACTACAGTAATGAGAAAAGAACTACAGTATTAATAAAAGCCTACCCGGATATCAATTGGACATTGAGTTTTACATTAAACCTTACCAATGATCTCAGCGTAAAATGGATGAATATGGATCCCCATGAGCATAAAGAACTGCAGAAAAGAGCAGGCAAAATGGGCGCTGAAAAAAGATGGAAACAGAAAGATGCTTCACTGGCTTTTAGTTTAAAGGCAAAATGGAATAATGATAAGCAGGAAAAGGAATTAAAATATCAATACGAAACCAAGTTTAAAAAAATATATGATACATTTGCTGCCATAGGAGCATTGTCAGATGGAGTTCTTAATCAGGCCAAAGGAAAAGTACGTTCCATTTCTCCTAAAGGAATTCCGGTAAGTTTTGCCGTGAAGCCTCCTAATATGGAGTTGTCTGGTAACTGGCTTTTAAAGCATCCTAAAGATAATAATGCCATTCTTGGTACAGATGTAGCTATAGGTTTGAAAGCAAATCCGCTGATTGGTCTGGAAATGACAGTTGACCTTCTGGGAGCCTTGGTATTTGGTATTTCAGGAGCGGTAAGCGGAGGAACAGCTGCGCCGGGAGTCACAAGACTGTATCAGGAAATTCAGGGGAAACTGAAATCCGGAATAGATGTAGGAAATGATAATGTTGGTTTCAAAGCATCTGTAGATATCTTTATGGATCTTATTATTTCCAGCACCATAGAAGTGGAATCTGAATTTAAATTTAATACTGCCGGAAAACTCAAAGATTCTGAATTTAAAGTCTCCAGTAAGAGTAAACTTAAGCTGGAATTAAAAGTAGGAGTTAAAATTCAGGGAGAAGTTTCACTGGCAGTCATCAAAGCAGAAGCTTATTTTGAAGCATCAGCATCCGGAAGCGCTTCCATAACCTACGGGCATGGTATCAACTACGATGAAAAAGGTTTATATTACCGTCCTGTTCTCGGATTTGACGGCCTTGATGCTCAATATGTAGTCAGTATAAGTGTAGGCCTTGCTATTAAAATTGCGAAAAATAAACATAAAGTGGAGGAAAGCAGAAATGGAAAATATGAAATTGCCAAAGGTGATTTTAAAAATGTAATTCCTCCTTTTGATGTCATAAAAGAATTAGAATCCTTATTTGGAATAAGCGCAAATATTCCGTTGATTAAAAATGATTAA